In a single window of the Nocardioides eburneiflavus genome:
- a CDS encoding GDYXXLXY domain-containing protein, with translation MNRTVTTGVIAVSQLVLVGLGVAPQLSARLAGDTYLVRVAPVDPIDPFRGAYVALDYPGLRHDDSQSFVEPGLGALDDGESGDVYVTLVEADGVWTASEWSRERPVDGPYLACDDRSWQIRCGIESWFLPQEEARETEDLLRDGAVAELRIDGCGNAAVVDVRAP, from the coding sequence ATGAACCGCACCGTGACCACCGGCGTCATCGCCGTGAGCCAGCTCGTCCTCGTCGGGCTGGGCGTCGCCCCGCAGCTCTCCGCCCGGCTCGCGGGCGACACCTACCTCGTGCGGGTCGCGCCCGTCGACCCGATCGACCCGTTCCGGGGGGCGTACGTAGCCCTGGACTACCCCGGCCTGCGCCACGACGACTCGCAGTCCTTCGTCGAGCCGGGGCTTGGCGCCCTGGACGACGGCGAGTCCGGCGACGTCTACGTCACCCTGGTCGAGGCGGACGGCGTGTGGACGGCGTCCGAGTGGTCGCGCGAACGCCCCGTGGACGGCCCCTACCTCGCCTGCGACGACCGCTCGTGGCAGATCCGATGCGGCATCGAGAGCTGGTTCCTCCCGCAGGAGGAGGCACGCGAGACCGAGGACCTGCTGCGCGACGGCGCCGTGGCCGAGCTGCGCATCGACGGGTGCGGCAACGCAGCCGTGGTCGACGTACGCGCGCCCTGA
- a CDS encoding AAA family ATPase: protein MLLVDEVDRADDEFEAFLLEVLSTWQVTIPEFGTVTAPEPPLVVLTSNRTRELHDALKRAASTTGSTTPGSSARWRSSARAPPR, encoded by the coding sequence GTGCTGCTGGTCGACGAGGTCGACCGCGCCGACGACGAGTTCGAGGCGTTCCTGCTGGAGGTGTTGTCGACCTGGCAGGTGACGATCCCTGAGTTCGGCACGGTCACCGCGCCGGAGCCGCCGCTGGTCGTGCTCACCTCCAACCGCACGCGCGAGCTGCACGACGCGCTCAAGCGCGCTGCCTCTACCACTGGATCGACCACCCCGGGCTCGAGCGCGAGGTGGAGATCGTCCGCTCGCGCGCCCCCGAGGTGA
- a CDS encoding nucleotidyltransferase family protein: MAAGAGERFGGPKALARDADGTSWLLRSVHALRPCAEIVVVLGAEAARASALLPMSVSRIRCDDWAEGMGASLRSGLEAIAYTDHDAVLVSLVDLPDVGGAVVARVLDADHGRATLARAAYDGVPGHPVLLGRDHWAVSSRPRPVTAEPVTTSPHDVELVECGDLATGADIDHR; the protein is encoded by the coding sequence CTGGCCGCGGGCGCGGGCGAGAGGTTCGGCGGCCCCAAGGCCCTGGCGCGCGATGCCGACGGGACCTCGTGGCTGCTGCGGTCGGTGCACGCCCTGCGACCGTGCGCGGAGATCGTGGTGGTGCTGGGCGCCGAGGCCGCCCGGGCGTCCGCGCTGCTGCCGATGTCGGTCTCGCGCATTCGCTGCGACGACTGGGCCGAGGGGATGGGTGCCTCGCTGCGCTCGGGGCTCGAGGCGATCGCGTACACGGACCACGACGCCGTGCTCGTCTCCCTGGTCGACCTCCCCGACGTCGGCGGTGCCGTCGTGGCCCGGGTGCTCGACGCGGACCACGGACGGGCGACCCTCGCGCGGGCGGCGTACGACGGGGTGCCGGGGCACCCCGTGCTCCTCGGGCGCGACCACTGGGCGGTGTCGTCGAGACCGCGACCGGTGACCGCGGAGCCCGTGACTACCTCGCCCCACGACGTCGAGCTGGTCGAGTGCGGTGACCTCGCGACCGGAGCCGACATCGACCACCGGTGA
- a CDS encoding SGNH/GDSL hydrolase family protein: MASKHLTRAGVALAVLGIVAGGTAYGAHELLHRQAAQARRRIGKPLGEDPPPADRHWKKKYGAPVDLLLLGDSVAAGLGAEKPKHTLGGRLARGIAVGAERSVRLRTAAVVGSESSVLAAQLASLPPAYRPDVAVIVVGGNDVTHRVPVAESVRHLAEAIDHLRARGRRWWSARAPTSVRCARCRSPCVPWGRGRPASSRTPSVRSRWSAGRAWSRSGRGRAVLHHQPDEMFSLDRFHPSAHGYKRTAKAMLPSVLAALGVVEEVPFGHHAPGSAGQARVPGCAPLLDEPARPSRRRPARPAGCRHPRGPRSSSLPPIPGPSVAGACSRAT; encoded by the coding sequence GTGGCGAGCAAGCACCTGACCCGGGCCGGCGTCGCGCTGGCCGTCCTCGGCATCGTCGCGGGAGGCACGGCGTACGGCGCACACGAGCTGCTGCACCGCCAGGCCGCACAGGCGCGGCGCCGGATCGGCAAGCCGCTCGGCGAGGACCCCCCGCCAGCTGACCGGCACTGGAAGAAGAAGTACGGCGCGCCGGTCGACCTGCTCCTCCTCGGCGACTCCGTCGCGGCCGGGCTCGGGGCGGAGAAGCCGAAGCACACGCTGGGCGGGCGGCTCGCCCGCGGGATCGCCGTCGGCGCCGAGCGCTCGGTGCGGCTGCGGACGGCGGCGGTCGTCGGCTCCGAGAGCAGCGTGCTCGCCGCGCAGCTGGCCTCCCTGCCCCCGGCGTACCGCCCGGACGTGGCGGTGATCGTCGTCGGTGGCAACGACGTGACCCACCGGGTGCCCGTCGCGGAGTCCGTACGCCACCTCGCCGAGGCGATCGACCACCTGCGCGCGCGAGGGCGGAGGTGGTGGTCGGCACGTGCCCCGACCTCGGTGCGCTGCGCCCGGTGCCGCAGCCCCTGCGTGCCCTGGGGTCGCGGGCGTCCCGCCAGCTCGCGGACGCCCAGCGTGCGGTCGCGCTGGAGCGCGGGGCGCGCGTGGTCTCGCTCGGGACGTGGTCGGGCCGTTCTTCATCACCAACCCGACGAGATGTTCAGCCTGGACCGGTTCCATCCGAGCGCCCACGGCTACAAGCGCACCGCCAAGGCCATGCTGCCCTCGGTCCTCGCCGCCCTCGGCGTGGTGGAGGAGGTGCCGTTCGGGCACCACGCGCCGGGGTCCGCGGGTCAGGCTAGGGTTCCCGGGTGCGCACCACTGCTCGACGAGCCGGCCAGGCCGTCAAGAAGGCGGCCCGCAAGGCCGGCCGGATGCAGGCATCCTCGGGGGCCGAGGTCGTCGAGCCTCCCGCCGATCCCAGGGCCGAGCGTCGCCGGCGCCTGCTCGCGAGCAACCTGA
- the otsB gene encoding trehalose-phosphatase, translating into MEFTSDDARAHYDAVRDVLHGAVVGLDFDGTLSPVVDDPEAARLHPGAPGALLELAEAVRAVAVITGRPARQAIAMGDLDALGNAMLDRGAELFVFGQYGNERWSATEQRIRSPRPPAGLATFERELPRVLRGAGAADAYIEEKGLAVAVHTRRMEDPAGAFDRLVKPVAALAERHHLTIEPGRNVIEIRSGDMHKGQAVRTFVAEQEATAVVFGGDDLGDVEAFEAVRSLRAGGLPGLVVCSASHEQPDLVGLADVVVDGPAGVVDLLGTLARRR; encoded by the coding sequence ATGGAGTTCACCTCCGACGACGCGCGTGCCCACTACGACGCCGTACGCGACGTCCTCCACGGCGCGGTCGTCGGGCTCGACTTCGACGGCACGCTCTCGCCGGTGGTCGACGACCCGGAGGCCGCCCGCCTGCACCCCGGTGCGCCGGGCGCGTTGCTCGAGCTCGCCGAGGCGGTCCGCGCGGTCGCGGTGATCACCGGACGGCCGGCGCGCCAGGCCATTGCGATGGGCGACCTCGACGCGCTCGGCAACGCCATGCTCGACCGTGGGGCAGAGCTGTTCGTCTTCGGCCAGTACGGCAACGAGCGCTGGTCGGCCACGGAGCAGCGGATCCGGTCGCCGCGCCCACCGGCCGGCCTCGCGACCTTCGAGCGCGAGCTGCCCAGGGTGCTGCGCGGCGCGGGTGCGGCCGACGCCTACATCGAGGAGAAGGGGCTGGCCGTCGCGGTCCACACCCGCCGGATGGAGGACCCGGCCGGTGCCTTCGACCGGCTCGTCAAGCCCGTCGCCGCCCTGGCGGAGCGCCACCACCTCACGATCGAGCCCGGGCGCAACGTCATCGAGATCCGCTCGGGAGACATGCACAAGGGGCAGGCGGTGCGCACGTTCGTGGCCGAGCAGGAGGCCACGGCCGTCGTCTTCGGCGGTGACGACCTCGGCGACGTGGAGGCCTTCGAGGCCGTCCGCTCCCTGCGCGCCGGAGGGCTGCCCGGGCTCGTCGTCTGCTCGGCGTCGCACGAGCAGCCCGACCTCGTCGGCCTGGCCGACGTTGTCGTCGACGGTCCCGCCGGGGTTGTCGACCTGCTCGGCACGCTCGCGCGCCGCCGCTGA
- the thrC gene encoding threonine synthase has product MSTLLDETASTTTPRKGLREGAFGNARALACRECGHEVELGPSYACPECFGPLEVAYDFPTVTAAEIAAGPRNIWRYKALLPVPTDIEQSPNTEPGFTRLLEAKNLARELGIDKLWVKDDSTNPTNSFKDRVVACALSAARELDAKVFACPSTGNLANAVAAAGARAGIPTVVFIPSNLETPKKVNSAVFTEKLVAVDGNYDDVNKLASEIAGEEEGWAFVNVNVRPFYAEGSKTLGYEIAEQLGWRLPDQIVIPVASGSQLTKVDKAFQELITLGLVEDKPYRVFGAQATGCSPVSVAYKAETDAIRPVKPDTIAKSLAIGNPADGIYVLDICRRTGGAVEDISDDEVRDAIVLLARTEGIFTETAGGTTVGVLKKLVETGQLDTSLETVVINTGHGLKTLDSVSDRVGPAATIAPSYDAFVASGIL; this is encoded by the coding sequence ATGAGCACCCTGCTGGACGAGACCGCGAGCACGACGACCCCGCGCAAGGGCCTGCGGGAGGGCGCCTTCGGCAACGCCCGCGCCCTGGCCTGCCGCGAGTGCGGCCACGAGGTCGAGCTCGGCCCGTCGTACGCCTGTCCGGAGTGTTTCGGGCCACTGGAGGTGGCCTACGACTTCCCGACGGTGACGGCCGCGGAGATCGCCGCCGGTCCCCGCAACATCTGGCGCTACAAGGCGTTGCTGCCGGTGCCGACCGACATCGAGCAGAGCCCGAACACCGAGCCCGGCTTCACCCGGCTGCTCGAGGCGAAGAACCTCGCCCGTGAGCTGGGCATCGACAAGCTCTGGGTCAAGGACGACTCGACCAACCCCACCAACTCCTTCAAGGACCGCGTGGTCGCCTGCGCCCTGAGCGCCGCCCGCGAGCTCGACGCGAAGGTCTTCGCCTGCCCCTCCACCGGCAACCTGGCCAACGCCGTCGCCGCGGCCGGGGCCCGCGCCGGGATCCCCACGGTGGTGTTCATCCCGAGCAACCTGGAGACGCCGAAGAAGGTCAACTCGGCGGTGTTCACCGAGAAGCTCGTCGCGGTCGACGGCAACTACGACGACGTCAACAAGCTCGCCTCGGAGATCGCCGGCGAGGAGGAGGGCTGGGCGTTCGTCAACGTCAACGTGCGTCCCTTCTACGCCGAGGGCTCCAAGACCCTGGGCTACGAGATCGCCGAGCAGCTCGGCTGGCGCCTGCCCGACCAGATCGTCATCCCCGTCGCCTCGGGCTCCCAGCTGACCAAGGTCGACAAGGCGTTCCAGGAGCTCATCACGCTCGGCCTCGTCGAGGACAAGCCCTACCGGGTCTTCGGTGCCCAGGCGACCGGCTGCTCGCCGGTCTCGGTGGCCTACAAGGCAGAGACCGACGCGATCCGGCCGGTCAAGCCGGACACCATCGCCAAGAGCCTCGCGATCGGCAACCCCGCGGACGGCATCTACGTCCTCGACATCTGCCGCCGCACCGGAGGGGCGGTCGAGGACATCTCCGACGACGAGGTCCGCGACGCCATCGTGCTGCTGGCGCGCACCGAGGGCATCTTCACCGAGACCGCCGGTGGCACCACAGTCGGTGTGCTCAAGAAGCTCGTCGAGACCGGCCAGCTCGACACCTCCCTCGAGACCGTGGTCATCAACACCGGCCACGGCCTCAAGACCCTCGACTCGGTGTCCGACCGCGTCGGTCCCGCCGCCACCATCGCCCCGTCCTATGACGCCTTCGTGGCGTCAGGCATCCTCTGA
- a CDS encoding alpha,alpha-trehalose-phosphate synthase (UDP-forming) has protein sequence MSPTPQADLVIVANRLPVDRVIGPDGSASWRTSPGGLVTALEPVLRANDGAWIGWPGSADDEAFEPFVEDGLSLVPVALSAQEVEEFYEGFSNGTLWPLYHDVIAKPEFHREWWDSYVAVNQRFADRAAEVAAEGATVWVQDYQLQLVPQMLRTQRPDLRIGFYLHIPFPPAELFSQLPWRRQILEGLLGADLIGFQLPGAAANFVRLVRSRVGHKTHRDTIYLPDGRPVKATAFPISIDTAGFEELARSEGVEKRAAEIRDALGNPRRIFLGVDRLDYTKGIHSRLRAFGELVRDGELDVEDAVFVQVATPSRERVEQYRILRDEIELLVGRINGDHGRIGRPAISYMHSSYPREEMAALYRAADVMVVTPFRDGMNLVAKEYVACRFEDDGALVLSEFAGAAQELRQAWLVNPYDIDGMKSALLEAFAADGKETARRMRAMRKTVVANDVSKWAADFLDELEALPEHHDKTVRQSRAR, from the coding sequence GTGAGCCCCACCCCGCAGGCAGACCTCGTCATCGTGGCCAACCGACTGCCCGTGGACCGCGTGATCGGGCCCGACGGCTCCGCGTCGTGGCGCACCTCCCCCGGCGGGCTGGTGACCGCCCTCGAGCCGGTGCTGCGCGCCAATGACGGGGCGTGGATCGGCTGGCCGGGATCGGCGGACGACGAGGCCTTCGAGCCGTTCGTGGAGGACGGGCTCTCGCTGGTCCCGGTGGCGCTGAGCGCGCAGGAGGTGGAGGAGTTCTACGAGGGCTTCTCCAACGGCACGCTCTGGCCGCTCTATCACGACGTGATCGCCAAGCCGGAGTTCCACCGGGAGTGGTGGGACTCCTACGTCGCGGTCAACCAGCGCTTCGCGGACCGGGCCGCGGAGGTCGCCGCCGAGGGCGCGACGGTCTGGGTCCAGGACTACCAGCTCCAGCTCGTGCCCCAGATGCTGCGCACCCAGCGCCCCGACCTGCGCATCGGCTTCTACCTCCACATCCCGTTCCCGCCGGCCGAGCTGTTCTCCCAGCTGCCGTGGCGCCGGCAGATCCTCGAGGGCCTGCTGGGCGCGGACCTGATCGGCTTCCAGCTGCCCGGCGCGGCCGCCAACTTCGTACGCCTCGTGCGCAGCCGGGTGGGCCACAAGACCCACCGCGACACCATCTACCTCCCCGACGGCCGCCCGGTGAAGGCGACCGCGTTCCCGATCTCGATCGACACCGCGGGGTTCGAGGAGCTCGCCCGGTCCGAGGGCGTGGAGAAGCGCGCCGCCGAGATCCGCGACGCGCTGGGCAACCCGCGACGGATCTTCCTCGGCGTCGACCGCCTCGACTACACCAAGGGCATCCACTCGCGCCTGCGCGCCTTCGGCGAGCTGGTCCGCGACGGAGAGCTCGACGTCGAGGACGCAGTGTTCGTCCAGGTCGCCACTCCCTCGCGCGAGCGCGTCGAGCAGTACCGCATCCTCCGTGACGAGATCGAGCTCCTGGTCGGCCGGATCAACGGCGACCACGGCCGCATCGGACGTCCGGCCATCTCCTACATGCACTCCTCCTACCCCCGCGAGGAGATGGCCGCCCTCTACCGAGCGGCCGACGTGATGGTCGTGACGCCGTTCCGGGACGGGATGAACCTCGTCGCCAAGGAGTACGTCGCCTGTCGCTTCGAGGACGACGGCGCGCTCGTGCTCTCGGAGTTCGCCGGCGCGGCGCAGGAGCTGCGCCAGGCCTGGCTGGTCAACCCCTACGACATCGACGGCATGAAGTCCGCACTCCTCGAGGCCTTCGCCGCCGACGGCAAGGAGACCGCGCGGCGGATGCGGGCGATGCGCAAGACGGTCGTCGCCAACGACGTGTCCAAGTGGGCCGCCGACTTCCTCGACGAGCTCGAGGCCCTGCCCGAGCACCACGACAAGACCGTGCGCCAGTCGCGGGCCCGCTGA
- a CDS encoding FMN-binding glutamate synthase family protein, with translation MRWRYAILGGTAAAAAATTVHDLVQRKHAILRNFPVVGHGRFLVEKFGPELRQYIVTSNDEERPFSRDQRRWVYASSKLENNYFGFGTDNDVERIEGYPIIKHRTFAGPGAATKPHAQEEIALPAAKVMGAARGRTHAFRPASVVNISGMSFGSLSGKAIEALNKGAAMVDCLQNTGEGALSPHHRHGGDIVFQIGTSYFGCRDEQGRFDLARLVDLVASAPVRAIEIKLSQGAKPGLGGMLPGEKVSREIAEIRGIPEGKDCASPSRHAVFSDVDSMLDFVETVAQATGLPVGVKSAVGNLTMWDELAEEMSRDGRGVDFVNIDGGEGGTGAAPMIFADSVAYPFRIGFAEVYRRFAAAGLTDDVVFIGAGKLGIPENAIVAFALGADMVNVGREAMMAIGCIQAQKCHTDHCPVGLATQNPRYTRGLDVSLKSVRAANYVRSLRRDLLKVSEAVGVVHPGLIAPGDIDLLDGTRSAVGLAQTYGYDPSWRRLGPGLVTDIEAIMTAQHATHGAVAGTSERA, from the coding sequence ATGAGGTGGAGGTACGCGATCCTGGGCGGCACCGCGGCCGCGGCTGCCGCGACGACGGTCCACGACCTGGTGCAGCGCAAGCACGCGATCCTGCGGAACTTCCCCGTCGTGGGCCACGGCCGGTTCCTCGTGGAGAAGTTCGGGCCCGAGCTGCGCCAGTACATCGTCACCAGCAACGACGAGGAGCGCCCGTTCAGCCGCGACCAGCGCCGCTGGGTCTATGCCAGCTCCAAGCTCGAGAACAACTACTTCGGCTTCGGCACCGACAACGACGTGGAGCGCATCGAGGGCTACCCGATCATCAAGCACCGCACCTTCGCCGGCCCGGGGGCGGCGACGAAGCCCCACGCGCAGGAGGAGATCGCCCTGCCCGCCGCCAAGGTGATGGGAGCGGCCCGCGGACGTACGCACGCCTTCCGCCCCGCGTCGGTGGTCAACATCTCCGGCATGAGCTTCGGCTCGCTGTCGGGCAAGGCCATCGAGGCGCTCAACAAGGGCGCCGCAATGGTCGACTGCCTGCAGAACACCGGCGAGGGCGCGCTCTCGCCGCACCACCGCCACGGCGGGGACATCGTCTTCCAGATCGGCACGTCCTACTTCGGCTGCCGGGACGAGCAGGGTCGCTTCGACCTGGCCCGCCTCGTCGACCTCGTGGCGTCCGCGCCCGTCCGCGCGATCGAGATCAAGCTCAGCCAGGGGGCCAAGCCCGGCCTCGGCGGCATGCTGCCGGGGGAGAAGGTGAGCCGGGAGATCGCCGAGATCCGCGGCATCCCGGAGGGCAAGGACTGCGCGTCGCCGAGCCGGCACGCGGTCTTCTCCGACGTCGACTCGATGCTCGACTTCGTCGAGACGGTCGCGCAGGCGACGGGCCTGCCCGTCGGCGTCAAGTCGGCCGTCGGCAACCTGACCATGTGGGACGAGCTGGCCGAGGAGATGTCACGCGACGGACGCGGCGTCGACTTCGTCAACATCGACGGCGGCGAGGGCGGCACCGGTGCCGCGCCGATGATCTTCGCCGACTCGGTCGCCTATCCCTTCCGCATCGGGTTCGCCGAGGTCTACCGCCGGTTCGCGGCGGCCGGCCTGACCGACGACGTCGTGTTCATCGGCGCCGGCAAGCTCGGCATCCCGGAGAACGCGATCGTGGCGTTCGCGCTCGGTGCCGACATGGTCAACGTCGGCCGCGAGGCGATGATGGCCATCGGCTGCATCCAGGCGCAGAAGTGCCACACCGACCACTGCCCGGTCGGATTGGCCACCCAGAACCCTCGCTACACCCGCGGGCTCGACGTCAGCCTCAAGAGCGTGCGGGCCGCCAACTACGTCCGGTCGCTGCGCCGCGACCTGCTCAAGGTCTCCGAGGCCGTCGGCGTGGTCCACCCCGGCCTCATCGCCCCGGGTGACATCGACCTCCTCGACGGCACGCGGTCGGCCGTCGGCCTCGCGCAGACGTACGGCTACGACCCGTCCTGGCGCCGGCTCGGTCCGGGACTGGTCACGGACATCGAGGCGATCATGACGGCGCAGCACGCCACCCACGGGGCGGTCGCCGGCACCAGCGAGCGGGCGTAG
- a CDS encoding DUF2157 domain-containing protein: MTDTSARGTSLATRPVTPRQLDWLRAELADWTSQGIISDEQATRISTRVSSRYPAEQHTRTSIGRVFLYLGAGFVGVGLIWLVAANLDQLSPVTRFAAIAALWLAFLVGGEVLAARRASAPLVGAVRLLAALGAGAVVFQAAQSLQVPAYEPRLVGLWAAGALVHAYLTRAYMPFAVGVVTGVAWWFMQPMWDSQDGLSVVVLMGAASVLAAALAVLHDRWIDAFAWTWRTVAGGMALLAMFVAAVPDIGGDGITWSGWLLGALGVAAAAAVAAALTRPGTRILEPLGAAVVLVAATLLGLWTTGTDTSDIDAGDWAHAAVSVLAYVVLAVALVALGTVRDHPPLTWMAMVGLVVFTTFQSFAVFAPIVTGAWLFVVLGTVFLGTGFLFDRARRELASALDSDPATGSASPKGTDR, encoded by the coding sequence ATGACCGACACCTCTGCCCGGGGCACGTCCCTCGCCACCCGCCCCGTCACCCCGCGCCAGCTCGACTGGTTGCGTGCCGAGCTCGCCGACTGGACCTCGCAGGGCATCATCAGCGACGAGCAGGCGACCCGCATCTCGACGCGCGTCTCGTCCCGCTACCCCGCCGAGCAGCACACCCGCACCAGCATCGGCCGCGTCTTCCTCTACCTCGGCGCCGGGTTCGTCGGCGTCGGCCTCATCTGGCTCGTCGCCGCCAACCTCGACCAGCTGTCGCCCGTCACCCGCTTCGCCGCGATCGCGGCCCTGTGGCTCGCGTTCCTCGTCGGCGGCGAGGTGCTCGCCGCGCGCCGCGCGTCCGCCCCGCTCGTCGGAGCCGTACGCCTCCTCGCCGCCCTCGGTGCCGGCGCCGTCGTGTTCCAGGCCGCCCAGTCGCTGCAGGTGCCGGCGTACGAGCCCCGCCTGGTCGGCCTCTGGGCCGCCGGCGCCCTCGTGCACGCCTACCTGACCCGGGCGTACATGCCGTTCGCCGTGGGCGTCGTCACGGGTGTCGCCTGGTGGTTCATGCAGCCCATGTGGGACTCGCAGGACGGACTCAGCGTGGTGGTGCTGATGGGCGCGGCGTCGGTCCTGGCCGCTGCGCTCGCCGTGCTCCACGACCGGTGGATCGACGCCTTCGCCTGGACCTGGCGCACCGTCGCCGGCGGCATGGCGCTCCTCGCGATGTTCGTCGCGGCCGTGCCGGACATCGGCGGCGACGGGATCACCTGGTCGGGCTGGCTGCTCGGCGCGCTGGGCGTCGCCGCTGCCGCCGCCGTCGCCGCGGCCCTCACCAGGCCCGGCACGCGCATCCTCGAGCCGCTGGGCGCGGCCGTCGTGCTGGTCGCCGCCACCCTCCTCGGCCTCTGGACGACCGGGACCGACACCTCCGACATCGATGCCGGCGACTGGGCCCACGCGGCGGTCTCGGTCCTCGCCTACGTCGTCCTCGCCGTCGCGCTGGTCGCCCTGGGCACCGTGCGTGACCACCCGCCCCTCACCTGGATGGCGATGGTCGGGCTCGTGGTCTTCACGACCTTCCAGAGCTTCGCGGTCTTCGCGCCGATCGTCACCGGCGCCTGGCTGTTCGTGGTGCTCGGCACCGTGTTCCTCGGCACCGGCTTCCTGTTCGACCGCGCGCGCCGCGAGCTCGCCTCGGCGCTCGACTCCGACCCTGCCACTGGCTCCGCATCCCCGAAGGGAACCGACCGATGA
- a CDS encoding TadE/TadG family type IV pilus assembly protein, translating to MPFSRPRAERGAAAVEFALVVPLLLAIVFSIIDLGFAINRYTVLNNATREGVRAASLSASSSEVDAVVNDSLADLEGTVTVQVSCETPLGGNCGSWDADHTTGGVAVVTATYEHAWLTPMGKALSSSLTLSKTSKMRIE from the coding sequence ATGCCCTTTTCACGCCCACGCGCGGAGCGCGGAGCGGCGGCTGTGGAGTTCGCACTCGTCGTGCCGCTCCTGCTGGCGATCGTGTTCTCGATCATCGACCTCGGGTTCGCGATCAACCGCTACACCGTGCTCAACAACGCCACCCGGGAGGGAGTGCGCGCCGCCAGCCTCAGCGCCAGCAGCAGCGAGGTCGACGCGGTCGTCAACGACTCGCTGGCCGACCTCGAGGGGACGGTGACGGTCCAGGTGTCCTGCGAGACTCCGCTGGGCGGCAACTGCGGGTCCTGGGACGCCGACCACACGACCGGCGGTGTCGCCGTGGTGACCGCGACCTACGAGCATGCGTGGCTGACGCCGATGGGCAAGGCGCTGTCCTCGAGCCTCACGCTGTCCAAGACCAGCAAGATGAGGATCGAGTGA
- a CDS encoding DUF3263 domain-containing protein — MDAAKHIPTEQETAAGLSQRDRDILEFERHWWKYAGAKEQAVREKFDMSSTRYYQVLNALIDRPEALEADPLLVRRLRRLRASRQRQRSARRLGFEI; from the coding sequence ATGGACGCAGCGAAGCACATTCCGACCGAGCAGGAGACTGCTGCCGGGCTGAGCCAGCGCGACCGCGACATCCTCGAGTTCGAGCGTCACTGGTGGAAGTACGCGGGCGCCAAGGAGCAGGCCGTCCGCGAGAAGTTCGACATGTCCTCGACCCGCTACTACCAGGTCCTCAACGCCCTCATCGACCGCCCGGAGGCCCTCGAGGCCGACCCGCTCCTCGTCCGTCGCCTCCGGCGGCTCCGCGCGTCCCGCCAGCGGCAGCGCTCCGCCCGCCGCCTCGGCTTCGAGATCTGA
- a CDS encoding LytR C-terminal domain-containing protein: MAFLLDLFPSPGCSPRRRPRDERGVAFPSPLVMLSVLAVAMASITFIATRDQAPTERRVDTATIASAEKSPSVEPEPTPTETAKPEPRVKRGEVYVEVYNNSGIKGLAAATAARATGVGWSVVGEDNWQGLIPTSTVYFPPRLKAAGKQLALDLGIKRTAPAVGVMKRDRLTVILTADAPR, encoded by the coding sequence ATGGCCTTCCTCTTGGACCTCTTCCCCAGTCCCGGCTGCTCGCCGCGCCGCCGACCTCGCGACGAGCGGGGCGTGGCGTTCCCGTCCCCGCTCGTGATGCTGTCGGTCCTCGCGGTCGCGATGGCCTCGATCACCTTCATCGCCACCCGCGACCAGGCGCCGACCGAGCGGCGGGTCGACACCGCGACGATCGCCAGCGCCGAGAAGTCGCCGTCCGTCGAGCCGGAGCCGACGCCGACCGAGACCGCCAAGCCCGAGCCCCGGGTCAAGCGCGGTGAGGTCTACGTCGAGGTCTACAACAACTCCGGGATCAAGGGCCTCGCGGCCGCCACGGCCGCCCGCGCCACCGGCGTCGGCTGGTCGGTCGTGGGCGAGGACAACTGGCAGGGCCTGATCCCGACCAGCACCGTCTACTTCCCGCCGCGGCTCAAGGCTGCCGGCAAGCAGCTCGCCCTCGACCTCGGCATCAAGCGCACGGCGCCCGCCGTGGGCGTGATGAAGCGCGATCGTCTCACCGTCATCCTCACGGCCGACGCCCCGCGCTGA
- a CDS encoding MoaD/ThiS family protein → MSVSVRIPTILRTYTGGESEVSAEGDTLAAVLDDLDASYAGIKGRILDEAGQLRRFVNVYVGNDDVRFLDDLATATPDGVQISVIPAVAGG, encoded by the coding sequence ATGAGCGTCTCGGTCCGGATCCCGACCATCCTGCGCACCTACACCGGCGGCGAGTCCGAGGTGAGCGCCGAGGGCGACACCCTCGCCGCCGTCCTCGACGACCTCGACGCCAGCTACGCCGGCATCAAGGGCCGGATCCTCGACGAGGCCGGCCAGCTGCGACGGTTCGTCAACGTCTACGTCGGCAACGACGACGTGCGCTTCCTCGACGACCTCGCGACCGCCACGCCCGACGGTGTGCAGATCTCGGTGATCCCGGCGGTCGCCGGGGGCTGA